The nucleotide window cgaATGGAAATTTATCATTTGAGCAAATATTATATCTTTTTAGGCTTTTACTAATCTTGCTGCAAATCACTAAAACCTAACTTATAATTAAGCGGATGACGGATATCAATATGAAATACATTATCATAGCTTCCATCAGGAACAAATAAGTAATTGAAATGGAACTGAGGTttcaaattcttaaaaacaataaaacaaaacaaaaacaaggtAAGCTTTTAGTGATTCATAAAAACATATCAATTGAGCATGAATGCAAAGGGTAAAACAAACCCCACTTTTTTGGTTTACATCAAATTTCATGCCCCTATAAATGGCTTTGCAAATACATAAAAGGATGACTAAACCTCAATGATTTTCACTAAAAAGCAAGATCAAAATAAAGTAAACAATTTTCACTAGCAACTTGACTCATGCGCATCCTCAAAATTGTTGCAAATTTCATCATTTATGTATGGAAAATTATTAGGCTCCAAATAAACTGACCATTCAAATCTCATATTCCCAGAAATTTTCCATGAAAGTATTAAAAGGGTACTACATGATTAAACTCAATTAAAATTAGCTAAAGGTCACTCCCTTGCCGCTTATAATTTCACCAATGCGATAGAATTTCTCTGTTTCGCCTCTGTTCTCGAGTATTCTATTAGCTGCCTCCGGACTAACTACCAGGATCATCCCTATGCCCATATTAAAAGTCCGTCTCATCTCAGAGTCTTCTATCTTCCCAGCCTAACGTGAGAGGTTATCAATATAGTGTTATATACTTCCGTTTACacattaaaattttgaagaccaaattaaaatatataattgttgataagaaattaaaaataatttatttcctgCTAAAGTATATTTATTCAGGGAACGCTAAAGAAAGATGTATTACCTCCTGAAGCCACTTAAACACTGCAGGCACTTCCCATGAACCGTCGTATATTACAGCTCCAAGGCCTTCTGGAAAAACTCGGGGTATGTTATCTGTGAAACCACCACCGGTGATGTGGGCAATTCCTTTCACCCCTCCCTTACTAACTAAGTCAAGTACCTATTTAGAAAAGACAAGAGTATGTCAAgggaaagaatttaaaatataaaaaaagagactTTTTTAAGTATGTCATAAAGAATGACGAATGACCTGTTTAACATAGATAACAGTTGGGGCCATCAATGCCTCTGCAATTGTAACATCACTGCCAGGAAGTTGATCTTTCAGTGACAGACCACTTTGAGCAAGCACTCTGTTAAGATATATTAGTAAATCTCACTGAGtaactaataatttaataaaatcttatacATTCTATACTGAAAACCAACCTTCTTACAAGAGAGAAACCATTAGAGTGAACTCCACTAGATGGAAGACCAATAATAACATCACCAGCAACAATGTTTGACCCATTGATTACAGAATCTTTCTTCACAATGCCAACTGCACAGCCACTAAGATCATACTCACCTTCTTTATAGAGACCAGGCATCTCTGCAGTCTGAGAAGCAAATAAAATCAACTATAAGTGCAAAaggagaaatttaaaaaaatcatactgATTCTGTATCGTATCTATATTTGCATGCAGCTGAACATGTGTAAGAaagtgtatttatttattacagcGGAGAGATTGGTAGCAATATATTCGTGTACTTAATCATCTTGACAATAATGTAAGATCGCAAAAATCTAAAACAGATTGAATATGAATAAATCAAGATCCAAAAATCCATGCACCATTTAAACCAGCAAATGATGACTAGTACAGTAGTATTGTAGACATgcaataaaacaacaaaaccaaAGAAACTGAAGAATAATTGCTATTAGGCAAGCCAAATTTGCAGTAAAACCATTCAGAACAAGGTCTTCCTAACATTTCCTTAGGTCATCCTCtatacatttcaattttttctcaaTGAAGCCTTTATTTTATTACTCTTCTCACAATACCCAGCTACCCTACAATAATCGCTGCTCCAACATTTCTCTCCCCAAACATTTGTTCccaatcttatcttttcttgtaTATATCCAATCGTCACCTAAGTACCCTCAACATCAGAGACTCACAATAAGTTTTAAAACCTGAATTCATGACAACATGACATGGCAAGACCAACGCGCATTCAATGTGATACAGTGATAAAACAAACCACAAAACATATCAATTACCTCTCCTCCTAAAAGAACACAATCAGATTGCTTACAACCATCAACAATGCCTTTTATAACCTGAAAAAGAGAACAGTAAACGAGTTGTGAGCGAAACATGAATAAGCTTTCACAATTTGCTCAAAGTTCAATCGAAGGCACACAAACACATCCATTACCTTTTCAGCAACGTCCACGTCAAGGTGCCCAGTGGCAAAGTAATCAAGGAAAAACAAAGGCTTCGCCCCCGAAGTAACAATGTCATTCACACTCATCGCAACCTAAACAGCACAAACAACAATCAAAACTCCAAAGCCAACACAAACGCAAAGTCAAAAACCACTTTCCACAAAACTTTTACCAGGTCAATCCCAATAGTATCGTGGATTCCAGTTTCGAAGGCAAGCATCACCTTCGTTCCCACGCCATCGGTACCAGCAACGAGGTACGAGTCACCTACTCAGAAAACAAGTTCAATCAAATTCCAATTATAAGTAAccgaaaagaaagaggggaaaaaaaaagaagtcaaaCGGTACCGAGAGGGAATAAACCACCGAAGCCTCCAATCCCTGGCGCCATCTTCGCTATCCTGCGCACGAGTTCGGAGCCGGCGTCGATGTCCACGCCGGCGTCCCTGTAAGTAAGACCTTGAGTAGCTTCCGCGACTATTCTGTTGGTCTTATTCGACCTCGATACTGATGAAACGGCGCCGTAACGACCGATTGGAGTGAGAAAACTGAGGCTTGTTGTGGAAGTGCCGTTTGACTGACCGGAATTAGGTTTCGCCGATGCTGCGGCGAAACAACGCGACAGCTCTGCGCATGTTGAGAAGCTCATTTCTAGGAACGAGAGAAGAAGTATAACTACGAAAAGCGAGAGAGAGAGGAGGCGACGTGGCGGAGATGGATGGAGATGCGGTGGCGAGGGGAGGCCGGGAAAAAGCGCGCCCTAAATTTATGGGTTTATAAAAAGGAGAGAGATTCTCTTCACTCCTCAGGGAGTGTGCGAATAGAATAATTGAAACAACGTGTTTTGGTTAATGAAGGGATAAGTTcacattagaaaaaaataatgaggtgACAACGGAGTTTGATaggtaattttaatatttggatTGGACCAACAGAATATTATCTTTGAGTTTGATaggtaattttcttaaaaatcaaaataagaccaacagaaaaagataaaacatcaaattaaaagatcattttgaTATATCTTTAGAAAATAAGACCAACAGAATAttatcttttaagaaaaaaataatcaggTGACAACGGAGTTTGATaggtaattttaatatttagaaaaaaatatttatcttttaagaaaattattttgatttttatcttattttgttaTTCAATCTGGTTGGTCTTTGAGTTCATTTAAGATTGATAGCgttgtttttagtatttttccc belongs to Glycine soja cultivar W05 chromosome 5, ASM419377v2, whole genome shotgun sequence and includes:
- the LOC114413235 gene encoding phosphoribosylformylglycinamidine cyclo-ligase, chloroplastic/mitochondrial, which codes for MSFSTCAELSRCFAAASAKPNSGQSNGTSTTSLSFLTPIGRYGAVSSVSRSNKTNRIVAEATQGLTYRDAGVDIDAGSELVRRIAKMAPGIGGFGGLFPLGDSYLVAGTDGVGTKVMLAFETGIHDTIGIDLVAMSVNDIVTSGAKPLFFLDYFATGHLDVDVAEKVIKGIVDGCKQSDCVLLGGETAEMPGLYKEGEYDLSGCAVGIVKKDSVINGSNIVAGDVIIGLPSSGVHSNGFSLVRRVLAQSGLSLKDQLPGSDVTIAEALMAPTVIYVKQVLDLVSKGGVKGIAHITGGGFTDNIPRVFPEGLGAVIYDGSWEVPAVFKWLQEAGKIEDSEMRRTFNMGIGMILVVSPEAANRILENRGETEKFYRIGEIISGKGVTFS